The Haloplanus salinarum genome includes a region encoding these proteins:
- a CDS encoding methytransferase partner Trm112 — MKESLMEILCDPLDKSELELEVDERDGEEIIEGRLIGTVTGEEYPIEDGIPNLLPPDMRDD; from the coding sequence ATGAAGGAATCCCTGATGGAGATCCTCTGTGATCCGCTCGACAAGAGCGAACTGGAACTCGAGGTGGACGAGCGCGACGGCGAGGAGATCATCGAGGGCCGCCTGATCGGGACCGTCACGGGCGAGGAGTACCCGATCGAGGACGGCATCCCGAACCTCCTGCCGCCGGACATGCGCGACGACTAG
- a CDS encoding SRPBCC family protein, with protein METVSVSRTISGPESAVRDAILDVEPFMLSAGFDEVTVDGDEIHLVNRVGIAQLELALRRIEEPDAVLAYEQAEGIFESMRTVYRIEDAGEAGVRVEAETDFSLDVALVGDLLDATVIKRQRRRELDAQFDHLESLFA; from the coding sequence ATGGAGACAGTCAGCGTTTCGCGGACGATATCGGGCCCCGAGTCGGCGGTCCGTGACGCGATCCTCGACGTCGAGCCCTTCATGCTCTCGGCCGGGTTCGACGAGGTGACCGTCGACGGCGACGAGATTCACCTCGTCAACCGGGTGGGCATCGCCCAGCTCGAGTTGGCGCTCCGACGGATCGAGGAACCGGACGCGGTCCTGGCCTACGAACAGGCCGAGGGCATCTTCGAGTCGATGCGGACCGTCTACCGGATCGAGGACGCCGGCGAGGCGGGCGTCCGGGTCGAGGCGGAGACCGACTTCTCGCTCGACGTGGCGCTCGTCGGCGACCTTCTCGACGCGACGGTCATCAAGCGACAGCGGCGCCGCGAACTCGACGCGCAGTTCGACCACCTCGAATCGCTGTTCGCCTGA
- a CDS encoding ABC transporter permease — MADTDTDAPVVGIDRIRTRRIGRLLSSRRGRYAAMLVPSGGLLAALLLAPLSFMVAVSFARIDSAYEIVWEPSVANYTALFDATPFWTTPFARSLFLSIGIAAATTLVCLITAYPVAYALARRERGRHIVVFLVLVPFFTMYLVRVYSWYLLFGEGGILNDIAAALGFGSIGLFEFGVPAIVVGLAHAQFPYMLLTLYAGIDAVDFDLVDAARDLGASRVAAFRDVLWPLTLPNVVAGSLFVFVPALGAFVAPQFLSGSTVLMVGQLIAGRVDSYNIASASAAAAFVVTVVVVAFAAAVRYADTGATAGGER; from the coding sequence ATGGCCGATACCGACACGGACGCGCCCGTCGTCGGGATCGACCGGATACGGACCCGACGGATCGGGCGGCTGTTGTCCTCGCGACGGGGGCGGTACGCGGCCATGCTCGTGCCGAGCGGCGGACTACTCGCGGCGTTGTTGCTCGCGCCGCTGTCGTTCATGGTCGCCGTCTCGTTCGCCCGGATCGACAGCGCCTACGAAATCGTCTGGGAACCGTCCGTCGCGAACTACACCGCGTTGTTCGATGCAACGCCGTTCTGGACGACCCCCTTCGCCCGGTCGCTGTTCCTTTCGATCGGTATCGCGGCGGCCACGACCCTCGTCTGTCTGATAACGGCGTATCCGGTGGCGTACGCACTGGCCCGCCGGGAACGCGGCCGGCACATCGTCGTGTTTCTGGTGCTGGTGCCGTTTTTCACGATGTATCTCGTCCGCGTCTACTCGTGGTACCTCCTGTTCGGCGAGGGCGGGATCCTCAACGACATCGCGGCGGCCCTCGGATTCGGATCGATCGGCCTGTTCGAGTTCGGCGTCCCTGCCATCGTCGTCGGACTTGCCCACGCACAGTTCCCGTACATGCTGTTGACGCTGTACGCCGGCATCGACGCGGTGGATTTCGACCTCGTGGACGCCGCCAGGGATCTGGGGGCGTCTCGCGTCGCGGCGTTCCGGGACGTTCTGTGGCCCCTGACCCTCCCCAACGTCGTCGCCGGTTCGCTGTTCGTGTTCGTCCCGGCCCTCGGGGCGTTCGTCGCCCCACAGTTTCTCAGCGGTTCGACCGTCCTGATGGTCGGCCAACTCATCGCGGGGCGTGTCGACTCCTACAATATCGCCAGCGCTAGCGCCGCCGCGGCGTTCGTCGTCACCGTCGTCGTCGTGGCGTTCGCGGCCGCGGTGCGGTACGCGGACACGGGCGCCACTGCCGGAGGTGAGCGGTAG
- a CDS encoding tRNA (cytidine(56)-2'-O)-methyltransferase, with product MQDTPEVVVLRLGHRPGRDDRMTTHVALTARALGADRAVLVGDTSQARETVADITDRFGGPFDVTVTDAYRPILREWEGSVVHLTMYGEPVEAVTPTIRERHRSEPLLIVVGAGKVDFEVYDRADWNVGVTNQPHSEVAALAVFLDRLFDGAELDREWVDADRRVIPQETGKRVEEID from the coding sequence ATGCAAGATACCCCCGAGGTGGTCGTGTTGCGACTGGGCCACCGGCCCGGCCGCGACGACCGCATGACGACACACGTCGCCCTGACGGCGCGGGCGCTCGGCGCCGACCGGGCGGTCCTCGTCGGCGACACGTCACAGGCCCGGGAGACGGTCGCCGACATCACCGACCGCTTCGGCGGTCCCTTCGACGTGACGGTGACCGACGCCTACCGACCGATCCTCCGGGAGTGGGAGGGGTCGGTCGTTCACCTGACGATGTACGGCGAACCGGTCGAGGCGGTGACGCCGACGATCCGAGAACGACACCGGAGCGAACCGCTGTTGATCGTCGTCGGCGCCGGAAAGGTCGACTTCGAGGTGTACGACCGCGCCGACTGGAACGTCGGCGTGACGAACCAGCCCCACTCGGAGGTGGCCGCGCTGGCGGTCTTCCTCGACCGCCTGTTCGACGGCGCGGAACTCGACCGCGAGTGGGTCGACGCCGACCGTCGGGTGATCCCCCAGGAGACGGGCAAACGCGTCGAGGAAATCGACTAG
- a CDS encoding ABC transporter permease, with protein sequence MVATTGRDRLLSRALSGWTVLVLAFLWIPLVFIVALSVAENASTLFPFEGVTLAHYRATLGDEELLRSVANSFTVATLAAVVATLTGVPGSVALVRYDFPLADVFRVGVVLPMVVPGVILGIGLLIYFRSVLGVTPGFVPTVLTHAVYGLPFVVLLVSARLAAFDESLEEAARDLGASPLEAFWDVTLPQVVSAVAAGFLFAWIRSFEEFVRAYFVSGTMDVLTTSMYAMLAYGTAPKLNVIATLVLFVLALVLAVAMNVGDVVAAVTAGE encoded by the coding sequence ATGGTGGCGACCACAGGGCGTGACCGGCTGCTGTCGCGGGCACTCTCCGGATGGACCGTGCTCGTGCTCGCCTTCCTCTGGATCCCGCTCGTGTTCATCGTCGCGCTATCGGTCGCGGAGAACGCCTCGACGCTGTTCCCGTTCGAGGGGGTCACACTGGCACACTACCGCGCGACGCTCGGCGACGAAGAACTGCTCCGAAGCGTCGCCAACAGTTTCACCGTCGCCACGCTGGCCGCCGTCGTCGCTACCCTCACCGGCGTCCCGGGGAGCGTCGCGCTCGTTCGGTACGACTTCCCGCTAGCCGACGTGTTTCGGGTCGGTGTCGTCCTCCCGATGGTCGTTCCGGGCGTCATCCTCGGTATCGGTCTACTCATCTACTTTCGGAGCGTCCTCGGCGTGACCCCCGGGTTCGTTCCGACGGTACTCACTCACGCGGTCTATGGGTTACCGTTCGTCGTCCTGCTCGTGTCGGCGCGTCTCGCCGCCTTCGACGAGAGCCTCGAGGAGGCCGCCCGTGACCTCGGCGCGTCACCCCTCGAAGCGTTCTGGGACGTAACGCTCCCACAGGTGGTATCGGCCGTCGCGGCGGGGTTTCTCTTCGCGTGGATCCGATCCTTCGAGGAGTTCGTCCGTGCGTACTTCGTCTCCGGAACGATGGATGTGCTCACCACCTCGATGTACGCGATGCTGGCCTACGGAACCGCGCCGAAACTCAACGTCATCGCGACGCTGGTCCTGTTCGTTCTCGCGCTCGTCCTCGCCGTCGCGATGAACGTCGGCGACGTGGTCGCCGCCGTTACCGCGGGGGAGTAG
- a CDS encoding DUF2249 domain-containing protein, producing the protein MSGVESLLAETDAPPTGDHEVLDVRDLPPPQPLKRTLETLTDLDEEGVLVQVNDRVPQHLFPRLDDRGFVYDTVEAEDRAVTAIWRE; encoded by the coding sequence ATGTCAGGCGTCGAATCGCTGTTGGCCGAGACGGACGCCCCGCCGACCGGTGACCACGAGGTGCTCGACGTGCGCGACCTGCCGCCGCCACAACCCCTGAAGCGAACGCTCGAGACCCTCACGGACCTCGACGAGGAGGGGGTACTGGTGCAGGTGAACGACCGGGTGCCTCAGCACCTGTTCCCGCGACTCGACGACCGGGGGTTCGTCTACGACACCGTCGAAGCGGAGGATCGTGCCGTGACCGCCATCTGGCGGGAGTGA
- a CDS encoding DUF2797 domain-containing protein, translated as MQLVGYDAADAGLLVSDGDAPSADAATTTTDDAATAPVEYVALDPGTELDYRLGDRHCAGVVVDDGHRPCDDPAVPYCSAHTSTWVCARCTGTCLKDEMDCFDDHAVYLAAFAPDTFKVGVTKEWRLETRLREQGADRGAHLRTVENGRIAREIEAGLADEIPDRARVPEKRAGLGRTVDEAAWQTLLADFDPLETVAFDYGLDLDERPVAETVATGRVRGTKGRLLVLDHGGSTYAVDLRDLVGYEVTDGGTDRRLQSSLGAFG; from the coding sequence GTGCAGCTCGTGGGCTACGACGCGGCCGACGCGGGCCTTCTGGTGAGCGACGGCGACGCCCCGTCCGCCGACGCGGCGACCACGACGACCGACGACGCCGCGACCGCGCCCGTCGAGTACGTCGCCCTCGACCCGGGGACCGAGCTCGACTACCGCCTCGGCGACCGCCACTGTGCCGGCGTCGTCGTCGACGACGGCCACCGGCCCTGTGACGACCCCGCCGTACCGTACTGTTCGGCCCACACGTCGACGTGGGTCTGTGCCCGGTGTACGGGCACCTGTCTCAAAGACGAGATGGACTGTTTCGACGATCACGCCGTCTACCTGGCGGCCTTCGCCCCGGACACGTTCAAGGTCGGCGTCACGAAGGAGTGGCGGTTGGAGACGCGCCTCCGCGAACAGGGGGCCGACCGGGGCGCCCACCTCCGGACGGTCGAGAACGGCCGGATCGCCCGGGAAATCGAGGCGGGGCTGGCCGACGAGATCCCGGATCGGGCGCGGGTCCCCGAGAAGCGGGCGGGCCTCGGCCGAACGGTCGACGAGGCGGCGTGGCAGACGTTGCTCGCCGACTTCGATCCCCTCGAGACCGTCGCGTTCGACTACGGTCTCGACCTCGACGAGCGCCCGGTCGCGGAGACGGTGGCGACGGGGCGGGTCCGCGGGACCAAGGGCCGGCTACTGGTGTTGGATCACGGGGGAAGCACCTACGCGGTGGATCTGCGGGATCTGGTCGGCTACGAGGTGACCGACGGCGGCACCGACCGCCGACTCCAGTCGAGTCTCGGCGCGTTCGGGTGA
- a CDS encoding TIGR04053 family radical SAM/SPASM domain-containing protein, whose amino-acid sequence MHPNAIDTDERPFVLVWELTRACELTCKHCRADAQPERHPDELTTAEGKELLDAARRFGENQLVVLSGGDPLARDDTVELIEHGADRGLLMTLTPSGTASLTPERVGEIADAGARRLAVSVDGGSRATHDEFRGEPGSFDSTIRAAEAARDAGLPLQINTTVCAETVGELPEIRELVTDLDAVLWSVFFLVPIGRGTVLDSIDPARAERVMEWLVDVEESADFGIKTTEAPHYRRVALQRRTDGSEPAAAATDAIGRRVGITAGDGFAFVSHVGDVFPSGFLPVSAGNVRETDLVDCYRNADLFTDLRDPDALEGKCGACEFRGVCGGSRSRAYAETGDPLASDPLCAYVPDGYEGPLPDSHESRPHP is encoded by the coding sequence ATGCACCCGAACGCCATCGACACCGACGAGCGGCCGTTCGTCCTCGTGTGGGAGCTCACGCGGGCGTGTGAACTCACCTGCAAGCACTGCCGCGCGGACGCCCAGCCGGAACGCCACCCGGACGAACTCACCACCGCGGAGGGGAAAGAACTTCTCGACGCGGCGCGGCGCTTCGGCGAGAACCAGTTGGTCGTGCTCTCGGGCGGCGATCCGCTGGCCCGCGACGATACGGTCGAACTGATCGAGCACGGCGCCGACCGGGGGCTCCTGATGACGCTCACCCCGAGCGGGACGGCGTCGCTGACGCCGGAGCGGGTCGGGGAAATCGCCGACGCCGGCGCCCGCCGCCTCGCGGTGAGCGTCGACGGCGGGTCCCGAGCCACCCACGACGAGTTCCGGGGCGAACCGGGCAGCTTCGACTCGACGATCCGGGCGGCGGAGGCGGCCCGCGACGCCGGTCTCCCGCTCCAGATCAACACGACCGTCTGTGCGGAGACGGTCGGCGAACTCCCGGAGATCCGCGAACTCGTCACCGACCTCGATGCGGTCCTGTGGTCGGTCTTCTTCCTCGTCCCCATCGGCCGCGGGACGGTCCTCGACAGCATCGATCCGGCCCGCGCCGAGCGGGTGATGGAGTGGCTGGTCGACGTCGAGGAGTCGGCCGACTTCGGCATCAAGACCACCGAAGCTCCCCACTACCGGCGGGTCGCGCTCCAGCGCCGGACCGACGGGAGCGAGCCGGCGGCCGCAGCCACCGACGCCATCGGTCGTCGGGTCGGCATCACGGCCGGCGACGGCTTCGCCTTCGTCAGCCACGTCGGCGACGTGTTCCCGTCCGGCTTCCTCCCCGTGTCCGCCGGGAACGTCCGCGAGACGGACCTGGTGGACTGCTACCGGAACGCCGATCTGTTCACCGACCTCCGGGACCCGGACGCCCTCGAAGGGAAGTGTGGCGCCTGCGAGTTCCGGGGGGTCTGTGGCGGGAGTCGCTCGCGGGCCTACGCCGAGACCGGCGATCCACTGGCGAGCGACCCGCTCTGTGCGTACGTCCCCGACGGCTACGAGGGACCGCTCCCGGATAGCCACGAGTCCCGCCCCCACCCCTGA
- a CDS encoding cbb3-type cytochrome c oxidase subunit I, whose amino-acid sequence MAAVPDDVDTDTQPPLSIPLRHFVVALAFLLAGGVVGLADGLGLVTGLARAAHLHLVLVGFVCLTIAGAMTQFVPVWSGTNLHSNRLARAQLWLLAVGLGGLVVGFLGNRPSLLPAFGTFVLAGFWTLAYNVGRTLATARPFDVTEGHFAAALGFFVVLTPLGLLLAVGFVARPLAALPVTRGGVVAAHATLAVFGAVLTTVYGALYQLVPMFGQTELRGVDHTLRRVETVAHPTGVVVLAAGRLVGAAALARVGAALLLAGTAAFLVVLVRLLRSARARRTPMLTRYALLAPTGLGWVALAAPAWLRGPLGVGVRFGAPNTAHLLGLVFLLVLLGTLYHIVPFLVWVHRYSDRLGFEAVPMIDDLYDDRLATADLVLVAAGDGLLVVGDLVARQFLALVGGGALTTGLAVFVANLSLVLWRHAPSSLGRDPSEPTRSD is encoded by the coding sequence ATGGCAGCCGTCCCCGACGACGTCGACACGGACACCCAGCCGCCGCTCTCGATCCCGCTCCGGCATTTCGTTGTCGCGCTGGCGTTCCTGCTGGCCGGTGGGGTCGTCGGGCTCGCGGACGGGCTGGGACTGGTGACCGGCCTCGCCCGCGCCGCCCACCTCCACCTGGTGCTCGTGGGCTTCGTCTGTCTCACCATCGCGGGCGCCATGACGCAGTTCGTCCCCGTGTGGTCCGGGACGAACCTGCACTCGAATCGGCTGGCGCGGGCGCAGTTGTGGCTCCTCGCCGTCGGCCTCGGCGGCCTGGTCGTCGGTTTTCTGGGCAACCGGCCGTCGCTCCTCCCGGCGTTCGGAACGTTCGTCCTCGCGGGGTTCTGGACCCTAGCGTACAACGTCGGGCGGACGCTCGCGACGGCCCGGCCGTTCGACGTGACCGAGGGCCACTTCGCCGCGGCGCTCGGCTTCTTCGTCGTGCTGACCCCGCTTGGTCTCCTGCTCGCCGTCGGCTTCGTCGCGCGGCCGCTCGCCGCCCTCCCGGTTACCCGCGGCGGGGTCGTCGCGGCCCACGCCACCCTCGCCGTCTTCGGCGCCGTCCTGACCACGGTCTACGGGGCACTGTACCAGCTCGTGCCCATGTTCGGTCAGACGGAGCTTCGGGGCGTCGACCACACGCTCCGGCGGGTCGAGACGGTCGCACACCCGACGGGCGTCGTCGTCCTCGCGGCCGGTCGACTCGTCGGCGCCGCGGCGCTCGCCCGCGTCGGGGCCGCCCTCCTCCTCGCCGGCACTGCGGCCTTCCTCGTCGTCCTCGTCCGCCTACTCCGCTCCGCCCGTGCCCGACGGACGCCGATGCTGACCCGGTACGCACTCCTCGCGCCGACCGGTCTCGGCTGGGTGGCCCTCGCCGCCCCGGCGTGGCTCCGCGGCCCGCTCGGGGTCGGCGTCCGGTTCGGCGCGCCGAACACCGCCCACCTGCTCGGACTCGTCTTCCTCCTCGTCCTCCTGGGGACGCTCTATCACATCGTCCCCTTCCTCGTCTGGGTCCACCGCTACAGCGACCGTCTCGGGTTCGAGGCGGTGCCGATGATCGACGACCTGTACGACGACCGCCTCGCGACGGCCGACCTCGTCCTCGTCGCGGCCGGCGACGGCCTCCTGGTCGTCGGCGACCTGGTCGCCCGGCAGTTCCTCGCCCTCGTCGGCGGCGGTGCACTCACGACCGGTCTCGCCGTCTTCGTGGCGAACCTGTCGCTCGTCCTGTGGCGACACGCGCCGTCGTCGCTGGGACGTGACCCGTCGGAACCGACGCGAAGCGACTGA
- a CDS encoding NAD-dependent epimerase/dehydratase family protein codes for MDLTDRRVVITGGAGLIGSHLAARLAPDNEVVVADDLSKGEVDRVPDAADLVVTDVTDPDDVADVVTADVDVVFHLAAYTDTNYGEPRRLFEENTEMTYTLLERAAEVGVEGFVFTSSSTVYGEAPRPTPEDYAPLEPISVYGASKLADEGLVSTYAHSHDLQSWTFRFANIVGPHQRGTVIPDFVEKLRDDPDALTILGDGRQEKSYLHVEDCVDAIVHVVEHADADLNTYNLGSRTTTSVNRIADVVSDEMGLDPTYEYTGGDRGWTGDVPKMRLSIEKLAALGWEPPASSDEAVRRAARQLVDEMT; via the coding sequence ATGGATCTCACCGACCGGCGAGTGGTGATCACCGGCGGGGCGGGGCTCATCGGCTCGCACCTCGCGGCGCGACTCGCGCCCGACAACGAGGTGGTCGTCGCCGACGACCTCTCGAAGGGCGAGGTCGACCGCGTCCCCGACGCCGCCGACCTGGTCGTCACGGACGTGACCGACCCGGACGACGTCGCCGACGTCGTCACCGCCGACGTGGACGTCGTCTTCCACCTGGCGGCTTACACGGACACGAACTACGGGGAGCCCCGGCGACTCTTCGAGGAGAACACGGAGATGACCTACACGCTACTGGAACGCGCCGCCGAGGTGGGCGTCGAGGGCTTCGTCTTCACCTCCTCCTCGACGGTCTACGGCGAGGCGCCGCGACCGACGCCCGAGGATTACGCCCCCCTCGAACCGATCAGCGTCTACGGCGCGAGCAAACTCGCCGACGAGGGGCTGGTCTCGACGTACGCCCACTCCCACGACCTCCAGTCGTGGACCTTCCGCTTTGCTAACATCGTCGGCCCGCACCAGCGCGGGACCGTCATCCCCGACTTCGTCGAGAAGCTCCGCGACGACCCCGACGCCCTCACCATCCTCGGCGACGGCCGACAGGAGAAGTCCTACCTCCACGTCGAGGACTGCGTCGACGCCATCGTCCACGTCGTCGAACACGCGGACGCCGACCTGAACACCTACAACCTCGGCTCCCGGACCACCACCTCGGTGAACCGCATCGCCGACGTCGTGAGCGATGAGATGGGCCTCGACCCGACCTACGAGTACACGGGCGGGGACCGCGGCTGGACCGGCGACGTCCCGAAGATGCGCCTCTCCATCGAGAAGTTGGCCGCGCTCGGGTGGGAGCCGCCGGCGTCGAGCGACGAGGCGGTCCGCCGTGCGGCCCGCCAACTGGTCGACGAGATGACCTGA
- a CDS encoding CGCGG family rSAM-modified RiPP protein: METTHDDAEPITDTVHETSWSANLEGPEHADDRELVVEGAVDAVDHTASGYHVNLVTHGDHGHPETYLFAELRDAFDDVRIEYVDQCGCGGHVTRVHR; this comes from the coding sequence ATGGAGACAACACACGACGACGCCGAACCGATCACGGACACGGTTCACGAGACGTCGTGGTCGGCGAACCTCGAAGGGCCGGAACACGCCGACGACCGCGAACTCGTGGTCGAAGGGGCGGTCGACGCGGTGGACCACACCGCGTCGGGCTACCACGTCAACCTGGTGACCCACGGCGATCACGGGCACCCCGAGACGTACCTCTTCGCGGAACTGCGTGACGCCTTCGACGACGTGCGCATCGAGTACGTCGACCAGTGTGGCTGTGGCGGGCACGTCACCCGCGTTCACCGCTGA
- a CDS encoding ABC transporter ATP-binding protein, producing MGVATEETSDVLVELDDVRKLYGDTTAVENVTMEVERGELFTLVGPSGCGKTTTLRLVSGFEEPTDGVVRIDGSDSTDVPPERRDTNLVFQHHALFPHMTVAENVRYGLEKDDAVTPTEADRRVEEMLSLVDLDGYGDRPPADLSGGQRQRIALARALVNEPSVLLLDEPLSSLDRKLRKQMQSELRRLNDAVDGSFLYVTHDQELAMAISDRIGVMRAGEIVQVGTPEEVYRNPVSPFVAEFVGDTTLLEGRIDPSEAAGDSPPTLTVGEWMSVPVATDTDGGVTASVRPETIEWVDDDPDTAADVDGGFAAEVRERTFQGDSVEYRLAPIAPDPDSTVGLELQASSHDVDSPLSVGDRAAFAVVDDPVIFDR from the coding sequence ATGGGAGTAGCCACGGAGGAAACGAGCGACGTCCTCGTCGAACTCGACGACGTTCGGAAGCTCTACGGCGACACGACCGCCGTCGAGAACGTGACCATGGAGGTCGAACGTGGCGAACTCTTTACCTTGGTCGGGCCGTCCGGATGTGGAAAGACGACGACGCTCCGCCTCGTGAGTGGCTTCGAGGAACCGACGGACGGAGTCGTCCGCATCGACGGGAGCGACAGTACGGACGTTCCACCGGAGCGCCGAGACACCAATCTGGTCTTCCAACACCACGCCCTGTTCCCGCATATGACCGTCGCGGAAAACGTCCGTTATGGTCTCGAAAAGGACGACGCCGTGACCCCGACCGAGGCCGATCGGCGGGTCGAGGAGATGCTCTCGCTCGTCGATCTCGACGGCTACGGCGACCGGCCACCGGCGGACCTCTCGGGCGGGCAGCGACAACGCATCGCCCTCGCACGCGCGCTCGTGAACGAGCCGTCGGTGTTGCTCCTCGACGAACCGTTGTCTAGCCTGGACCGCAAGCTTCGAAAACAGATGCAGTCGGAACTGCGCAGGCTCAACGATGCTGTCGACGGCTCGTTTCTGTATGTCACACACGACCAGGAACTCGCGATGGCGATATCGGACCGAATCGGTGTGATGCGGGCCGGAGAGATCGTACAGGTAGGAACGCCCGAGGAGGTGTATCGAAACCCGGTGTCACCGTTCGTCGCGGAGTTCGTAGGCGACACCACCCTCCTCGAAGGACGGATCGATCCGTCGGAGGCGGCGGGCGACTCGCCCCCGACGCTGACGGTCGGCGAGTGGATGTCAGTGCCGGTCGCGACCGATACGGACGGAGGCGTGACCGCATCGGTCCGTCCCGAGACGATCGAATGGGTAGACGACGACCCCGACACCGCGGCGGACGTCGACGGCGGGTTCGCCGCGGAGGTTCGTGAGCGGACCTTCCAGGGCGACTCCGTTGAGTACCGGCTCGCCCCTATCGCTCCGGATCCCGATTCGACTGTCGGGCTCGAACTCCAGGCGTCGTCCCACGACGTCGACTCGCCACTCTCAGTCGGCGACCGGGCGGCGTTCGCTGTCGTCGACGATCCGGTGATCTTCGACCGGTAA
- a CDS encoding ABC transporter substrate-binding protein: MNDESTLDHAGRRSFLATAGAAATAAAAGCIGGGSGSSTPTINVITWEHYARDDVVAAVENSLDVELEITRSTSSADMFSGWQSGQDEQYDIAVPNNNYVPRFADAGLVEPAPLDELEHYADVYEKFKQFTTGQLAVDGTPYGVPIRFGFYGYGYDSRDVPDHEESWSVLFEGIDGVDLGGKIALYDNHFKAMTAAALHHGFGDAFEGDRITLSESQVRRVKETLIEQKQTLLSGYIAGDASFVKGIRKGDFHLGHSGRMNITNMWVDGHDWVNMATPTEGSMSWFEAAVVSKQSDHPELAWRIIDEYIAPGTGATLAREGHAPSVNPKTSENLSERRNELYGSIDPSRLDGMIPFKAVENEDAWRSAWEEIKAA, encoded by the coding sequence ATGAACGACGAATCCACGCTCGATCATGCTGGCCGTCGGTCGTTTCTGGCGACCGCGGGGGCGGCGGCGACGGCCGCCGCCGCGGGCTGCATCGGCGGCGGGAGCGGCTCGTCGACGCCCACGATCAACGTCATCACCTGGGAGCACTACGCGCGTGACGACGTCGTGGCGGCCGTAGAGAACTCGCTCGACGTGGAACTCGAAATCACGCGGTCGACGTCCTCGGCGGACATGTTCTCCGGGTGGCAGTCCGGTCAGGACGAACAGTACGACATCGCCGTCCCGAACAACAACTACGTTCCACGGTTCGCGGATGCCGGCCTCGTCGAGCCCGCACCGCTCGACGAACTGGAGCACTACGCCGACGTCTACGAGAAGTTCAAGCAGTTCACCACCGGACAACTCGCCGTCGATGGGACGCCGTACGGCGTCCCGATCAGATTCGGGTTCTACGGCTACGGCTACGACTCGCGGGACGTACCCGATCACGAGGAGTCGTGGAGCGTCCTCTTCGAGGGCATCGATGGAGTCGACCTGGGTGGAAAGATCGCACTCTACGACAACCACTTCAAGGCGATGACCGCCGCTGCTCTCCACCACGGGTTCGGCGACGCGTTCGAGGGCGACCGCATTACGCTCTCGGAGTCACAGGTCCGACGGGTGAAAGAGACGCTGATCGAACAAAAGCAAACGTTGCTCTCCGGTTATATCGCCGGCGACGCGTCGTTCGTGAAGGGGATTCGGAAGGGTGATTTTCACCTCGGCCACTCGGGCCGTATGAACATCACGAACATGTGGGTGGACGGCCACGACTGGGTGAACATGGCCACGCCGACGGAGGGATCCATGTCGTGGTTCGAGGCCGCAGTCGTCTCGAAACAGTCCGATCACCCCGAACTCGCCTGGCGGATCATCGACGAGTACATCGCCCCGGGGACCGGCGCGACGCTCGCGAGAGAGGGGCATGCACCGAGCGTCAACCCCAAGACCTCGGAGAACCTCTCCGAGCGCCGGAACGAGCTGTACGGCTCCATCGACCCGAGCCGGCTCGACGGGATGATCCCGTTCAAAGCCGTGGAAAACGAGGACGCCTGGCGCTCCGCCTGGGAAGAGATCAAGGCGGCCTGA